Proteins from one Rosa chinensis cultivar Old Blush chromosome 7, RchiOBHm-V2, whole genome shotgun sequence genomic window:
- the LOC112178525 gene encoding succinate dehydrogenase subunit 6, mitochondrial, with protein MGDSSSSSSSSVSPQFVTKHWEGFKEFWGERFSFLDHYSKFIKCDKPLPSWSDADVEAFIATDPVHGPALKTAREAAKFALTGSVIGAVSTAGVAWKYSRSLHGSGLASLAGGVFGWTFGQEIANHSLQLYRFDTLAAQTKFLEWWEDKSERQS; from the exons ATGGGtgattcttcatcatcatcatcatcatcagtcTCACCTCAGTTTGTTACAAAGCATTGGGAGGGCTTCAAGGAGTTCTGGGGGGAGAGGTTCTCCTTCCTCGACCACTATTCCAAGTTCATCAAGTGTGATAAGCCTCTTCCTTCTTGGTCTGACGCTGATGTTGAAGCATTCATTGCTACTGATCCAGTTCACGGCCCCGCT CTGAAGACTGCTAGGGAAGCAGCAAAATTTGCTCTTACAGGAAGTGTTATTGGAGCAGTATCAACTGCTGGAGTTGCATGGAAATATTCAAGGAGTTTGCATG GTTCTGGACTGGCGTCTTTAGCTGGAGGTGTCTTTGGTTGGACATTTGGACAGGAAATTGCAAACCACTCACTTCAATTGTACAGGTTCGACACCTTGGCTGCACAAACCAAGTTCCTGGAATGGTGGGAAGACAAGAGTGAGCGACAGTCTTAA
- the LOC112178524 gene encoding uncharacterized protein LOC112178524 isoform X1 has protein sequence MALLNSVCVVFVLVSQIFALSLVDCVSTASEEYLSALGDPGMKNPNVRVALEAWNFCNEVGVEAPNMSSPRLADCADLSCPLITGIDSKCVIHHRVNESDNDLRAGDKFPVTDFKPYTNPDLYAPQKELYLGSLCEVHDSSDPWQFWMIMLKNGNFDKNTTLCPENGKQVSRIVTYRNFPCFGPGCMNQPLVYHSYSRLVSNANQMPSVVGGFYGTYDLDADLSKGIGQNSYFSVSWEKDLSTGSWIFSKRLTTSAKYPWLMLYLRSDATKGPNGGYHYDGRGMMKKLPVSPNFKVRLRLNVKRGGGSNSQFYLLDIGSCWKNNGKPCDGNVLTDVTRYSEMIINPATTNWCRPDNLVSCPPYHVTETGNRIYRNETSRFPYAAYHLYCAPGNAKYLEKPYDICDPYSNPQAQELVQILPHPEWSVHGYPEKKGDGWIGDPRTWNLDVGALSSRLYFYQDPGTEPAKRVWSSINVGTEIYVSSAGETAEWTVSEFDVLVPQGVEDDDSSSYCNHPLCGGGK, from the exons ATGGCTCTTCTCAACTCCGTTTGTgttgtgtttgttcttgtttctcaaatatttgCATTGAGTTTAGTTGATTGTGTAAGCACCGCCTCAGAGGAGTACTTATCAGCACTGGGAGACCCGGGAATGAAGAACCCAAATGTTAGAGTTGCGTTGGAAGCTTGGAACTTCTGCAATGAAGTTGGAGTTGAAGCACCCAACATGAGCAGCCCCAGGTTGGCTGATTGTGCTGATCTCTCTTGCCCACTTATAACCG GAATTGACAGTAAGTGTGTGATTCATCACAGAGTAAATGAATCAGACAACGACTTAAGGGCAGGTGATAAGTTTCCTGTAACGGATTTTAAGCCATACACAAACCCTGACTTGTATGCACCGCAAAAGGAACTATATCTTGGTTCTTTATGTGAGGTGCATGATTCATCAGATCCTTGGCAGTTTTGGATGATCATGCTTAAGAATGGGAATTTTGACAAGAACACTACTCTCTGTCCTGAAAATGGTAAGCAGGTGAGTAGAATTGTAACTTATAGGAACTTTCCATGTTTTGGTCCAGGTTGTATGAATCAGCCACTTGTCTACCATAGTTACTCAAGATTGGTTTCTAATGCGAACCAAATGCCATCAGTAGTTGGAGGGTTTTATGGAACTTATGATCTTGATGCCGATTTAAGCAAAGGTATTGGGCAGAACTCCTATTTTTCAGTCTCATGGGAGAAAGACTTGAGCACTGGAAGTTGGATTTTCTCAAAGAGATTGACAACATCTGCGAAGTATCCTTGGCTAATGTTGTATCTACGTTCAGATGCAACAAAAGGACCTAATGGTGGTTATCACTACGATGGCCGTGGCATGATGAAAAAG TTGCCAGTCTCTCCAAATTTTAAAGTAAGATTGAGACTTAATGTTAAACGAGGAGGAGGGTCCAACAGTCAATTTTATCTTCTTGATATAGGAAGCTGTTGGAAGAACAATGGAAAACCATGTGACGGTAATGTTTTGACAGATGTGACTAGATACAGTGAAATGATAATAAACCCAGCAACTACAAACTGGTGCCGACCAGATAACCTTGTCTCCTGCCCACCTTACCATGTTACAGAAACTGGTAATAGGATATATAGAAATGAAACATCTCGGTTTCCATATGCTGCTTATCATCTCTACTGTGCTCCTGGAAATGCGAAATATTTGGAGAAACCATATGATATATGTGACCCATATAGCAACCCTCAAGCACAAGAATTGGTGCAGATTCTTCCCCACCCTGAATGGTCTGTACATGGCTATCCTGAAAAGAAAGGAGATGGATGGATTGGAGACCCCAGGACATGGAACCTTGATGTGGGTGCACTCTCCAGCCGGTTGTACTTCTACCAG GACCCAGGAACAGAACCTGCAAAGCGCGTATGGTCTTCAATCAATGTTGGTACAGAAATATATGTCAGTAGCGCAGGAGAGACTGCAGAATGGACTGTAAGTGAGTTTGATGTACTAGTTCCTCAAGGTGTTGAAGATGATGATTCAAGCTCCTACTGTAACCACCCATTATGTGGTGGGGGAAAGTAA
- the LOC112178524 gene encoding uncharacterized protein LOC112178524 isoform X2 — translation MALLNSVCVVFVLVSQIFALSLVDCVSTASEEYLSALGDPGMKNPNVRVALEAWNFCNEVGVEAPNMSSPRLADCADLSCPLITGCMNQPLVYHSYSRLVSNANQMPSVVGGFYGTYDLDADLSKGIGQNSYFSVSWEKDLSTGSWIFSKRLTTSAKYPWLMLYLRSDATKGPNGGYHYDGRGMMKKLPVSPNFKVRLRLNVKRGGGSNSQFYLLDIGSCWKNNGKPCDGNVLTDVTRYSEMIINPATTNWCRPDNLVSCPPYHVTETGNRIYRNETSRFPYAAYHLYCAPGNAKYLEKPYDICDPYSNPQAQELVQILPHPEWSVHGYPEKKGDGWIGDPRTWNLDVGALSSRLYFYQDPGTEPAKRVWSSINVGTEIYVSSAGETAEWTVSEFDVLVPQGVEDDDSSSYCNHPLCGGGK, via the exons ATGGCTCTTCTCAACTCCGTTTGTgttgtgtttgttcttgtttctcaaatatttgCATTGAGTTTAGTTGATTGTGTAAGCACCGCCTCAGAGGAGTACTTATCAGCACTGGGAGACCCGGGAATGAAGAACCCAAATGTTAGAGTTGCGTTGGAAGCTTGGAACTTCTGCAATGAAGTTGGAGTTGAAGCACCCAACATGAGCAGCCCCAGGTTGGCTGATTGTGCTGATCTCTCTTGCCCACTTATAACCG GTTGTATGAATCAGCCACTTGTCTACCATAGTTACTCAAGATTGGTTTCTAATGCGAACCAAATGCCATCAGTAGTTGGAGGGTTTTATGGAACTTATGATCTTGATGCCGATTTAAGCAAAGGTATTGGGCAGAACTCCTATTTTTCAGTCTCATGGGAGAAAGACTTGAGCACTGGAAGTTGGATTTTCTCAAAGAGATTGACAACATCTGCGAAGTATCCTTGGCTAATGTTGTATCTACGTTCAGATGCAACAAAAGGACCTAATGGTGGTTATCACTACGATGGCCGTGGCATGATGAAAAAG TTGCCAGTCTCTCCAAATTTTAAAGTAAGATTGAGACTTAATGTTAAACGAGGAGGAGGGTCCAACAGTCAATTTTATCTTCTTGATATAGGAAGCTGTTGGAAGAACAATGGAAAACCATGTGACGGTAATGTTTTGACAGATGTGACTAGATACAGTGAAATGATAATAAACCCAGCAACTACAAACTGGTGCCGACCAGATAACCTTGTCTCCTGCCCACCTTACCATGTTACAGAAACTGGTAATAGGATATATAGAAATGAAACATCTCGGTTTCCATATGCTGCTTATCATCTCTACTGTGCTCCTGGAAATGCGAAATATTTGGAGAAACCATATGATATATGTGACCCATATAGCAACCCTCAAGCACAAGAATTGGTGCAGATTCTTCCCCACCCTGAATGGTCTGTACATGGCTATCCTGAAAAGAAAGGAGATGGATGGATTGGAGACCCCAGGACATGGAACCTTGATGTGGGTGCACTCTCCAGCCGGTTGTACTTCTACCAG GACCCAGGAACAGAACCTGCAAAGCGCGTATGGTCTTCAATCAATGTTGGTACAGAAATATATGTCAGTAGCGCAGGAGAGACTGCAGAATGGACTGTAAGTGAGTTTGATGTACTAGTTCCTCAAGGTGTTGAAGATGATGATTCAAGCTCCTACTGTAACCACCCATTATGTGGTGGGGGAAAGTAA